A window of Pusillimonas sp. T7-7 contains these coding sequences:
- a CDS encoding RNA polymerase sigma factor, with product MSGKGLERLQRLLAERYESLRVQVARRLGGSADMASDALHDAYLRVSTRKDLDDIQYPQTYLVNAAVNSAIDQMRKDVRLVSDDEIESIFEQARSDTPGPEQTLLGRERTEQVLQILESLPLRQTQMLISHRVHGEDTTQLAQRWGMSSRMVRREIQKANDACMQALQALDKKNELL from the coding sequence ATGAGCGGCAAAGGTCTTGAGCGCCTGCAGCGTTTGTTGGCCGAACGCTATGAAAGCTTGCGCGTGCAGGTTGCCCGGCGCCTGGGCGGTTCGGCCGACATGGCTTCGGATGCCTTGCACGACGCTTATCTGCGGGTCTCGACTCGCAAAGACCTGGACGACATCCAGTACCCTCAGACCTACCTGGTGAACGCCGCCGTCAATTCGGCCATCGACCAAATGCGCAAGGATGTGCGCTTGGTCAGCGACGATGAGATCGAGTCGATTTTTGAGCAGGCGCGCAGCGACACGCCGGGCCCCGAACAAACACTGCTGGGGCGCGAGCGTACCGAGCAAGTGCTGCAAATACTGGAAAGCCTGCCCCTGCGCCAAACCCAGATGCTGATCTCGCACCGCGTGCATGGCGAGGACACCACACAGTTGGCCCAGCGTTGGGGAATGTCCTCGCGCATGGTGCGCCGGGAAATACAGAAAGCCAACGACGCCTGTATGCAAGCATTGCAAGCGCTGGACAAGAAAAACGAATTGCTATGA
- a CDS encoding STN domain-containing protein — MRAAAILVMVLCAGVAPVRGWAAEPPGQGMPAKAVSPPVSFTFDLPRMPLAEALIRYGEITGRSVLYETGQAAGKYGAPLKGRFTLDAALSRLLADTGLRARALSAGSVTVAPAPSAAPAKTPSARLSAVQRQYDGYLQQRVFGALCAYPELQADRQRIVLRFSVNAQRRIVDLRVRMAERPALEPVVRRILGEQFMDAPPPGVAQPVLMLISPEAAARWGGCSR; from the coding sequence GTGCGTGCGGCCGCAATTCTAGTGATGGTGCTGTGCGCAGGCGTGGCGCCGGTGCGAGGCTGGGCCGCCGAGCCGCCTGGCCAAGGCATGCCGGCCAAAGCAGTCTCGCCGCCTGTTTCGTTTACTTTTGATTTGCCCCGCATGCCGCTGGCCGAAGCGCTTATCCGCTATGGCGAAATCACCGGCCGCTCCGTGTTGTACGAAACTGGACAGGCGGCCGGAAAGTACGGGGCACCGCTCAAAGGCCGGTTCACCCTGGATGCGGCCTTGTCCCGACTTTTAGCGGATACGGGCCTGCGCGCCCGTGCGTTGTCGGCAGGCTCCGTGACGGTTGCTCCGGCGCCGTCGGCCGCGCCTGCCAAGACGCCTTCGGCCCGATTATCGGCGGTGCAGCGCCAGTATGACGGCTACTTGCAGCAGCGCGTGTTCGGAGCGCTGTGCGCCTATCCCGAACTGCAGGCTGATCGTCAGCGCATCGTGCTGCGCTTTTCCGTGAACGCCCAGCGCCGTATCGTGGACTTGCGCGTGCGCATGGCCGAGCGGCCGGCGCTTGAACCCGTGGTGCGTCGCATTCTGGGTGAGCAGTTCATGGATGCGCCGCCACCCGGTGTGGCGCAGCCCGTGCTGATGTTGATCTCACCCGAGGCGGCCGCCCGCTGGGGAGGATGTTCGCGATGA
- a CDS encoding DUF4880 domain-containing protein — protein MNADSFRTDADDALLAQLCREARAWAIKLKTGQPTTEDVAALRQWVAQSPAHAQAWSAAAHDWKTVDGAARQFESRLHERGALRKPSRVSRPSRRWFLGGAASAFGALAVVGIVRPPLGLWPSWSELGADYRTATGEQRDLDLANNLRLTLNTQTSITVHQVDGVQRIALIAGEAAVMAMHTACEVVADAGRLVLSDADLQVRRLPDGRVRVQCRQGKAVLHHPTGTASLQSGQQLVYTPGQVSGTTAVPNEQAPWRQGMVVFDDMALSDVVDEINRYRPGRVVLLNSEVAQRRFSARFKITALDEAIALLEAVHQIHVRQVGDVVLLS, from the coding sequence ATGAACGCCGATAGCTTTCGCACTGACGCCGATGATGCACTGCTTGCCCAGCTGTGCCGGGAGGCCCGCGCCTGGGCCATCAAACTGAAGACCGGCCAGCCCACGACGGAGGACGTCGCGGCGCTGCGCCAGTGGGTGGCGCAAAGCCCGGCCCATGCCCAAGCCTGGTCGGCTGCCGCGCATGACTGGAAGACGGTGGATGGGGCCGCGCGCCAGTTCGAAAGCCGGCTACACGAACGGGGCGCTTTGCGTAAACCGTCGCGCGTGTCCCGCCCTTCACGTCGTTGGTTCCTGGGCGGTGCGGCCAGCGCCTTTGGTGCGCTGGCCGTAGTCGGTATTGTGCGTCCGCCACTAGGCTTGTGGCCGTCATGGTCCGAGCTGGGCGCCGACTACCGCACCGCTACAGGTGAGCAGCGCGATCTGGACTTGGCCAATAACCTGCGGCTGACCTTGAACACGCAGACCAGCATAACGGTCCATCAAGTCGATGGCGTGCAGCGCATAGCGCTCATTGCCGGCGAAGCGGCTGTCATGGCCATGCATACCGCCTGTGAAGTGGTGGCCGATGCGGGCCGCTTGGTGTTGAGCGATGCCGACCTGCAAGTGCGCCGTTTGCCCGACGGGCGGGTGCGCGTGCAGTGCAGGCAAGGCAAGGCGGTATTGCATCACCCCACGGGCACGGCTTCTTTGCAAAGCGGGCAACAATTGGTTTATACGCCGGGCCAGGTCAGCGGCACCACTGCGGTACCCAACGAGCAAGCGCCCTGGCGTCAGGGCATGGTGGTGTTCGACGACATGGCCTTGAGTGATGTCGTCGATGAAATCAACCGCTACCGGCCCGGTCGTGTGGTGTTGCTCAACAGCGAGGTGGCCCAGCGCCGCTTTAGTGCTCGTTTCAAGATCACGGCGCTGGACGAAGCCATAGCCTTGCTCGAAGCCGTGCACCAGATCCATGTGCGCCAGGTGGGCGATGTGGTGCTGCTCAGTTAG